A part of Tardiphaga sp. vice304 genomic DNA contains:
- a CDS encoding agarase — MRRTKWGGIADDCFQGSGFFRVAEHLGVSWLVDPDGGRFISKGVNNVRFDQDRIIGTDRAPYADACRSKYGNENVWRAAISDRLASWNFNTVGCWSDELVADAGSQRLAMTPTTALGATFRLHRRDQIFPDVFDAGFAAHIRKSARDRCTRWRDDPGLLGTFIDNELYWSPDWRGADELLTIFLNLPSHRPGRVAAIARMQHHYREFSQFNAIWRTPAQSWEQLGRISHIDAPFFRMPPGGLNDALEAKANRDNPVRAQFSADCDAFSAVVADIYFELCASAIRAVDPNHLVIGSRFGYQPQTHVIAAAGRHLDVVSFNCYDVDASAVIDAYAVAAGKPCLISEFAFRGDDSGLPNTRGAGPRVASQTERARCFERYVTAALSKPSIVGYHWFEHADQPAEGRFDGENSNFGTVTIEDEVYTELTDTMTRINAAAEQIHATAVPADI; from the coding sequence TTGCGAAGAACAAAATGGGGTGGAATCGCCGACGACTGCTTCCAGGGCAGCGGCTTCTTCCGTGTCGCCGAACATCTCGGCGTGTCCTGGCTTGTGGATCCGGATGGCGGCCGCTTCATCTCCAAGGGTGTCAACAATGTGCGCTTCGACCAGGACCGCATCATCGGCACCGACCGCGCGCCCTATGCCGACGCCTGCCGGAGCAAATACGGCAATGAGAATGTCTGGCGCGCGGCAATATCCGACCGTCTTGCGAGCTGGAATTTCAATACCGTCGGCTGCTGGTCCGACGAGCTTGTGGCGGATGCGGGATCGCAACGGCTCGCGATGACGCCGACCACGGCGCTCGGCGCCACATTCCGGCTGCACCGCCGCGACCAGATTTTTCCCGATGTCTTCGACGCCGGATTCGCCGCGCATATCCGTAAAAGCGCCAGGGATCGCTGCACGAGATGGCGCGACGATCCGGGCCTGCTCGGCACGTTCATCGACAATGAATTGTACTGGTCGCCGGACTGGCGGGGCGCCGACGAACTGCTGACCATCTTTCTCAACCTGCCCTCGCATCGCCCCGGCCGCGTCGCCGCCATAGCGCGCATGCAGCATCATTATCGGGAGTTTTCCCAGTTCAATGCGATCTGGCGCACGCCGGCGCAATCATGGGAGCAGCTTGGCCGGATTTCCCATATCGACGCGCCGTTCTTCCGGATGCCGCCCGGCGGGCTCAACGATGCGCTGGAGGCGAAGGCCAATCGCGACAATCCTGTTCGCGCACAATTTTCCGCAGACTGCGATGCCTTCAGCGCGGTCGTCGCCGACATCTATTTCGAATTATGCGCCTCGGCGATCAGGGCCGTCGATCCGAACCACCTAGTGATCGGGTCGCGGTTCGGCTATCAGCCGCAAACCCATGTGATCGCCGCCGCCGGACGGCACCTCGATGTGGTGTCCTTCAATTGCTACGACGTCGATGCCAGTGCGGTGATCGACGCCTATGCTGTTGCTGCCGGAAAACCATGCCTGATTTCCGAATTCGCCTTCCGCGGCGACGATTCGGGCCTGCCCAATACCCGCGGCGCCGGGCCGCGTGTGGCCAGCCAGACCGAGCGCGCGCGATGTTTCGAGCGCTACGTGACGGCGGCTTTAAGCAAGCCTTCAATCGTGGGCTATCACTGGTTCGAACATGCCGATCAGCCGGCCGAAGGGCGCTTCGATGGCGAGAATTCGAATTTCGGAACGGTGACCATCGAGGACGAGGTGTATACCGAATTGACCGATACGATGACCAGGATCAACGCCGCCGCCGAGCAGATCCACGCAACGGCCGTGCCCGCGGACATCTGA
- a CDS encoding SbmA/BacA-like family transporter, giving the protein MLKPAYLAPDERHLLARFWRSASGFWRGPQAWRAWLLAVLLVATMLLQLVTQYGLNFWNRDFFNAIGRKDGAELVAQALRFIPLAAASLSLTVLSVWARMTMQRTWRAWLSNHLYDYWLDNDRYTRLRFVIGDHEAPEFRIAEDARLATDLPVDLALGLLNSLLTVITFIGVLWSVGDSLAIQIDGVSLIVPGYLVIAVIAYSLLLSATTILIASHLTRVMQENKRAEAELRTIGTHLRESGEGLAQPDLRKSGRHTIGAALKAVIAIWRIYCWQLMRLTLVTYTSLLVTPVIGLLLCLPKYLAGTMTLGEVVQAAAAFVVVQSAFNWFTENYAKLAEWASSANRVASLLLALDAVDASGPASDHDSSVAAHGSNEPPRIAGQTSGADQPTTSSSPVSRR; this is encoded by the coding sequence ATGCTGAAGCCCGCTTATCTTGCGCCCGACGAGAGGCACCTGCTGGCCCGGTTCTGGCGGAGCGCGTCGGGATTCTGGCGCGGACCACAGGCGTGGCGGGCCTGGTTGCTGGCGGTGCTGCTGGTGGCGACGATGCTGCTGCAACTGGTTACCCAATACGGGCTGAATTTCTGGAACCGCGATTTCTTCAATGCGATCGGGCGCAAGGACGGTGCGGAGCTTGTCGCCCAGGCGCTGCGTTTCATCCCGCTGGCTGCCGCGAGCCTGTCTCTCACCGTGCTGTCGGTGTGGGCCCGCATGACCATGCAACGCACCTGGCGTGCCTGGCTAAGCAATCACCTGTACGATTACTGGCTGGATAACGATCGCTATACCCGGCTGCGGTTCGTGATCGGCGACCACGAGGCACCGGAGTTTCGCATTGCCGAGGATGCCAGGCTGGCGACCGACCTGCCGGTCGATCTCGCCCTCGGGCTGCTCAATTCGCTGCTCACGGTGATCACCTTCATTGGCGTGCTGTGGTCGGTGGGCGACAGCCTTGCGATCCAGATCGACGGCGTCAGCCTGATCGTTCCCGGTTACCTGGTCATCGCGGTGATCGCCTATTCGCTGCTGCTGTCGGCGACGACGATCCTGATCGCTAGTCATCTGACGAGGGTGATGCAGGAAAACAAGCGCGCCGAAGCCGAGCTGCGCACGATCGGCACCCATCTGCGCGAGAGCGGCGAGGGCCTTGCGCAGCCCGATCTCCGCAAGAGCGGGCGGCATACGATCGGCGCGGCCCTGAAGGCGGTAATCGCCATCTGGCGCATCTACTGCTGGCAGCTTATGCGCCTCACTTTGGTGACCTATACCAGCCTGCTGGTGACCCCGGTCATCGGCCTACTGCTGTGTTTGCCGAAATATCTTGCGGGCACGATGACGCTGGGGGAGGTGGTGCAGGCCGCGGCGGCCTTTGTCGTGGTGCAGAGCGCCTTCAACTGGTTCACCGAAAATTACGCGAAGCTGGCCGAGTGGGCGTCCTCCGCCAACCGCGTTGCCTCACTGCTGCTGGCGCTGGACGCGGTCGATGCATCCGGGCCGGCATCGGATCACGACAGCTCCGTGGCGGCACATGGCTCGAATGAGCCGCCCCGGATCGCAGGCCAGACGTCTGGCGCGGATCAGCCGACGACCAGCTCCTCGCCGGTCAGCCGCCGATAG
- a CDS encoding pirin family protein — protein MSWQPSNDPILGDAASCDALELAIVPRTRDIGDGFMVRRALPHGKRQMVGPFIFFDHFGPMQFIAGHGMDVRPHPHIGLATVTYLFDGSIMHRDSEGNVREIQPGAMNLMTAGRGIAHSERTPDVPRANGQKMLGLQSWIALPKGSEEIAPSFQHYGADSLPVIQDAGFTARIIAGSAFGAASPVAMVSPWFYAEVSVEAGTSVPLDPDHEERAIYVVDGEIEIAGDRHEGPKLLIFRPGDAITVKALQNTRMMFLGGDALEGPRHLWWNFVSSSKERIEQAKQDWKTGRFAHVPEEHEFIPLPE, from the coding sequence CACGCGCGACATCGGCGACGGCTTCATGGTCCGCCGGGCGCTGCCGCACGGCAAGCGGCAGATGGTAGGCCCCTTCATCTTCTTCGACCATTTCGGGCCGATGCAGTTCATCGCCGGCCACGGCATGGATGTGCGCCCGCATCCGCATATCGGCCTGGCCACCGTCACCTATCTGTTCGACGGCTCGATCATGCACCGCGACAGCGAGGGCAATGTCCGCGAGATCCAGCCCGGCGCGATGAACCTGATGACCGCCGGCCGCGGCATCGCGCATTCCGAGCGCACGCCGGACGTGCCGCGCGCCAATGGGCAGAAGATGCTCGGGCTGCAGAGCTGGATCGCGCTGCCCAAGGGCTCCGAGGAGATCGCGCCGTCGTTCCAGCATTACGGCGCCGACAGCCTGCCGGTCATTCAGGACGCCGGCTTCACCGCGCGCATCATCGCGGGCTCCGCTTTTGGCGCGGCGTCCCCGGTGGCGATGGTGTCGCCGTGGTTCTATGCCGAAGTATCGGTAGAGGCCGGCACAAGCGTGCCGCTCGATCCCGACCATGAGGAACGCGCGATCTATGTCGTCGATGGCGAGATCGAGATCGCCGGCGACCGCCACGAAGGCCCCAAGCTGCTGATCTTCCGCCCCGGCGACGCGATCACCGTCAAGGCGCTGCAGAACACCCGCATGATGTTCCTCGGCGGCGACGCGCTGGAAGGGCCGCGGCACCTGTGGTGGAATTTCGTGTCCTCCAGCAAGGAGCGCATCGAGCAGGCCAAGCAAGACTGGAAGACCGGCCGTTTTGCCCACGTCCCCGAGGAACACGAATTCATCCCGCTGCCGGAATAA
- a CDS encoding 1-phosphofructokinase family hexose kinase: MAAPGIVTLTINPAVDISTSVKEMLPFTKMRCAPPHRDPGGGGINVARVLKRLGVEATAVYPAGGATGQTLAALLEGEGVPSLVIPTLNDTREDITIHDESSREQFRLVFPGAVLSEFEWQQSIDAIARLAPEAAFVIASGSLPAGVPADFYGRVVRAAHGAGKVIVDTSGASLRSALEEGVYLIKPNLHEFQDLAGVSSADDASLVAAGRHLFGRYRIEVIALSMGAEGALLMTRDAILRANGFPIEPASVSGAGDSFLGAMVWSLTRDGSLESALRYGVAGGSAALLNPGTELCRAADVHRLAAEVTIRSLVEGGG, encoded by the coding sequence ATGGCCGCGCCTGGGATCGTCACCCTCACCATCAATCCGGCCGTCGACATTTCGACGTCGGTGAAGGAAATGTTGCCTTTCACCAAGATGCGTTGCGCGCCGCCACATCGCGATCCGGGCGGCGGCGGCATCAACGTCGCAAGGGTTCTGAAGCGGCTCGGCGTCGAAGCGACCGCGGTCTATCCCGCCGGCGGCGCCACCGGGCAAACCCTGGCCGCATTGCTCGAAGGCGAAGGCGTGCCGAGCCTCGTGATCCCGACCCTGAACGACACACGGGAGGACATCACCATCCATGACGAATCAAGCCGGGAGCAGTTTCGGCTGGTGTTCCCGGGCGCCGTTCTGAGCGAGTTTGAATGGCAGCAATCCATCGATGCCATTGCGCGCCTGGCGCCGGAGGCGGCTTTTGTCATTGCCAGCGGCAGCCTGCCCGCCGGCGTACCTGCCGACTTCTACGGCAGGGTTGTTCGGGCAGCCCACGGAGCCGGCAAGGTCATCGTGGATACGTCCGGTGCCTCCCTCAGATCGGCCCTGGAGGAGGGCGTTTATCTGATCAAGCCGAACCTGCACGAATTTCAGGACCTTGCAGGCGTGTCATCCGCTGACGATGCGTCGCTCGTTGCAGCAGGCCGCCACCTGTTCGGTCGCTACCGCATCGAAGTCATCGCGCTGTCCATGGGAGCCGAAGGCGCCCTGCTCATGACGCGCGACGCTATATTGCGCGCGAACGGTTTTCCTATCGAGCCAGCCAGCGTGTCCGGCGCCGGCGACAGTTTCCTGGGGGCGATGGTCTGGAGCCTGACCCGCGATGGCAGTCTTGAATCGGCTCTACGCTATGGGGTGGCCGGCGGGTCGGCAGCACTGCTCAATCCCGGCACCGAGCTTTGCCGCGCCGCCGACGTCCATCGGCTTGCGGCGGAGGTGACCATCAGGTCGCTCGTCGAGGGGGGTGGCTAG
- a CDS encoding GH1 family beta-glucosidase: MATPELPDIASLRPDLIWGVSTSSFQIEGATQEGGRGPSVWDVYGHTDELKNRDSGDVACDHYHRYPEDVALMKALGVQAYRFSVAWPRVLPQGRGSANEAGLAFYDRLLDELLAAGIEPWLCLYHWDLPQALEDSGGWLNRESVAWFTDYTTLVAGRYGDRVKRFATFNEPSIFSLFSRSLGQKGRSAEDDLHRMIHHVNLAHGAAVDVLRDKVRNVSIGCIHNYQPCRPSSDRAADAVAAAHLSTYWNNAFPDPQCLGEYPAAMRSAVAPHVEAGDLARICRPLDWFGLNHYSPVYVAAKPGALLGYDFGDKPSGCALTPIGWPIEPAAFADTLRIVHARYALPVYVMENGYGDAMQPDETGAVIDSGRMAFLRAYIEAMNAAAADGVDIRGYFIWSLLDNFEWDSGYSKRFGLTYIDYASQRRIPKASFDWYARLIRAARQP, translated from the coding sequence ATGGCGACGCCGGAGCTTCCTGACATCGCCAGCCTTCGGCCGGATCTCATCTGGGGGGTCTCGACGTCGAGCTTCCAGATCGAAGGTGCGACGCAGGAGGGTGGTCGCGGCCCGAGCGTCTGGGACGTCTATGGTCACACCGATGAACTCAAGAATCGCGACAGCGGCGATGTCGCCTGCGATCACTACCATCGTTATCCCGAGGATGTCGCCTTGATGAAGGCGCTGGGCGTTCAGGCGTACCGGTTCTCGGTGGCCTGGCCGCGCGTACTGCCGCAGGGTCGCGGGTCGGCAAATGAAGCGGGCCTCGCGTTCTACGACCGGTTGCTCGATGAATTGCTGGCCGCCGGTATCGAACCCTGGCTGTGCCTGTATCACTGGGATCTGCCGCAGGCGCTGGAGGATTCCGGCGGCTGGCTGAATCGTGAGTCGGTGGCATGGTTCACCGACTACACGACACTCGTCGCCGGACGTTACGGCGATCGCGTCAAGCGCTTCGCGACCTTCAACGAACCTTCGATCTTCAGCCTGTTCAGCCGTTCGCTCGGGCAGAAAGGCCGCAGCGCTGAGGACGATCTGCATCGCATGATTCACCACGTCAATCTGGCGCACGGCGCCGCGGTGGATGTGTTGCGCGACAAGGTTCGTAATGTATCGATCGGATGCATCCACAACTATCAGCCATGCAGGCCTTCGAGCGATCGCGCAGCCGATGCCGTGGCGGCTGCGCACTTGAGCACGTACTGGAATAATGCCTTCCCGGATCCGCAATGCCTGGGCGAGTATCCCGCCGCAATGCGTTCTGCCGTGGCGCCGCACGTCGAGGCGGGTGATCTTGCGCGGATCTGTCGTCCGCTCGACTGGTTCGGGCTCAACCACTACAGCCCGGTCTATGTCGCCGCCAAGCCCGGAGCGTTGCTGGGCTACGATTTCGGCGACAAGCCGTCCGGCTGCGCCCTGACGCCGATCGGATGGCCGATCGAGCCCGCAGCCTTTGCAGACACGCTGCGTATCGTCCACGCGCGCTATGCTTTGCCCGTCTATGTCATGGAAAATGGCTACGGCGATGCCATGCAGCCCGACGAAACCGGCGCGGTGATCGATAGCGGGCGGATGGCGTTCCTGCGGGCCTATATCGAGGCGATGAATGCCGCCGCTGCCGATGGCGTCGACATTCGCGGCTATTTCATCTGGTCGCTGCTCGACAATTTCGAATGGGACTCCGGCTACAGCAAGAGGTTCGGCCTGACCTACATCGACTACGCGTCGCAGCGGCGAATTCCGAAAGCGTCGTTCGACTGGTACGCAAGGCTGATCAGGGCGGCACGCCAGCCATGA
- a CDS encoding phosphoribosylaminoimidazolesuccinocarboxamide synthase, with amino-acid sequence MTTTPMSASDLPLPLLARGKVREVYAVGDDRVLLLTTDRISAFDVVMNETIPMKGAVLTQISAWWFNQLGGVVPHHMIAADADAIIAEVPELAAHRASLAGRAMLCKRTTVFPIECVVRGYLSGSAWKEYAASGTLAGEKLDAGLKESDKLEPAIFSPATKAATGHDENITIARMREILGEEDTFTLESMTRAVYTQGEEIAREQGIIIADTKFEFGRDADGRIILIDEVMTPDSSRFWAADVYTPGQPQPSFDKQPLRDYLDIERRAGRWNGEAPPPPLPADVIDATSKRYLEAYRRLTGEELVVG; translated from the coding sequence ATGACGACCACCCCGATGTCCGCCAGCGACCTGCCGCTTCCTCTGCTCGCCCGCGGCAAGGTGCGCGAGGTCTATGCCGTCGGTGACGACCGCGTGCTGCTGCTGACCACCGACCGCATCAGCGCGTTCGACGTGGTGATGAACGAGACCATCCCGATGAAGGGCGCGGTGCTGACGCAGATCAGCGCCTGGTGGTTCAACCAGCTCGGCGGCGTGGTGCCGCACCACATGATCGCCGCCGACGCCGATGCGATCATTGCCGAGGTGCCCGAACTGGCAGCGCACCGCGCCTCGCTCGCCGGTCGCGCGATGCTGTGCAAGCGCACCACGGTGTTTCCGATCGAATGCGTGGTGCGCGGCTATCTGTCGGGGTCGGCATGGAAGGAATATGCCGCGTCGGGCACGCTGGCCGGCGAGAAGCTGGATGCGGGCCTGAAGGAAAGCGACAAGCTCGAACCCGCGATCTTCAGCCCCGCGACCAAGGCCGCGACCGGCCATGACGAGAACATCACGATCGCACGGATGCGCGAGATCCTCGGCGAGGAGGACACTTTTACGCTCGAGAGCATGACCCGCGCCGTCTACACCCAGGGCGAAGAGATCGCCCGCGAGCAGGGCATCATCATCGCCGATACCAAGTTCGAATTCGGCCGCGACGCCGACGGCCGCATCATCCTGATCGACGAGGTGATGACGCCCGACAGTTCGCGGTTCTGGGCCGCCGACGTCTACACACCCGGCCAGCCGCAACCCTCGTTCGACAAGCAGCCGCTGCGCGACTATCTCGACATCGAACGCCGCGCCGGCCGCTGGAACGGCGAAGCCCCGCCGCCGCCGCTGCCTGCGGACGTCATCGACGCCACCAGCAAGCGCTATCTTGAGGCCTATCGGCGGCTGACCGGCGAGGAGCTGGTCGTCGGCTGA
- the glk gene encoding glucokinase, whose product MKARASHPPHPVLLADIGGTNARFAVLADGAMSAVAHMAVSDYGDFNAALAAYLGGLADAGSIRSAILAASGAVRDNRCALTNNDWVIDAAALRSAYGLSSVRLINDFEAVAWSLRRLSPDRLLALGGQVPSAEAPCAALGPGTGLGMAVSIPHAAGQIVLSSEGGHASIAGDSLREDAVIAHLRQRYGHMSAERVLSGRGLENLYAALAALDGVAVPERRAADVMQTGIEGSCAVSRAAVDMFCAMLGSVAGNLALTFGAKGGVYIGGGILRRVPDYLARSEFRERFEDKGRFRKYLAPIPAWLILDEDAAFVGLRALAEVEAVG is encoded by the coding sequence ATGAAAGCCCGCGCCTCGCACCCCCCGCATCCCGTGCTGCTCGCCGACATCGGCGGCACCAATGCGCGGTTTGCCGTCCTCGCCGATGGCGCAATGAGTGCGGTGGCTCACATGGCCGTCAGCGACTACGGTGATTTCAACGCAGCGCTGGCCGCCTATCTCGGTGGTCTGGCCGACGCCGGAAGCATCCGGTCCGCGATCCTGGCGGCGTCCGGTGCGGTCCGGGACAACCGCTGTGCGCTGACCAACAACGACTGGGTGATCGATGCTGCGGCGTTGCGATCGGCGTACGGATTATCCAGCGTCCGTCTGATCAATGATTTCGAGGCGGTGGCGTGGTCGCTGCGCCGTCTGTCGCCGGACAGGCTGCTCGCGCTGGGCGGTCAGGTGCCGTCGGCGGAAGCGCCGTGTGCGGCACTCGGCCCCGGCACCGGTCTCGGCATGGCGGTCAGCATTCCGCACGCGGCCGGCCAGATCGTGCTGTCGAGCGAGGGCGGCCATGCCAGCATAGCCGGCGACTCGCTGCGCGAGGATGCCGTCATCGCGCATCTGCGGCAGCGATACGGACATATGTCGGCGGAACGCGTGTTGTCGGGCCGCGGGCTCGAAAATCTTTACGCCGCTCTCGCCGCGCTGGACGGCGTCGCTGTACCGGAACGCCGCGCCGCCGATGTCATGCAGACCGGAATCGAGGGGAGTTGCGCGGTGAGCCGCGCGGCTGTCGACATGTTCTGTGCGATGCTGGGCTCGGTTGCCGGCAATCTGGCGCTTACCTTTGGTGCCAAGGGCGGCGTCTATATCGGCGGGGGCATTTTGCGTCGCGTCCCCGACTATCTGGCCCGCTCCGAATTCCGGGAGCGCTTCGAAGACAAAGGGCGGTTCAGAAAATATCTCGCGCCGATACCGGCGTGGCTCATTCTCGACGAGGATGCCGCGTTCGTCGGGCTCCGCGCTCTGGCTGAGGTCGAAGCCGTTGGCTGA
- the ppsA gene encoding phosphoenolpyruvate synthase → MAGYIRSFLEIGLGDVASVGGKTASLGELYSVLAAEGVAVPDGFAITADAYRTALSQGDVADHLHRLLDGIDKSNIRQLASKAAKARAIVYAAMDTAPLRAQIMEAYRRLEQQAGPGVAVAVRSSATAEDLPTASFAGQHESFLNVRGANDLFEACRRCFASIFTDRAISYRIDNGFDHFKVALSVAVMKMVRSDLAASGVIFTLDTESGFRDVVFVTGCYGLGETIVQGQVDPDEFYVHKPTLALGFRRVLRRKLGAKQVRMIYGKRGGTHATLTRNVPAAERQKFCISDAEVLSLADNAVRIEAHYSKHAGGAMPMDIEWAKDGADGKLYIIQARPETVASQRSADFYESYSLTGRGEAIVTGRAVGEKIATGRVRRIATARDLSAFKPGEILVAPATSPDWEPVMKIAAGIVTDKGGRTCHAAIVARELGIPAVVGATHATDRLKTGASVTVCCAEGDVGSVYPGIVPFDVTRTPLSDLTPPRTAIMVNVGTPEMAFRTAMQPQSGVGLARMEFIISEHIGVHPMALLQPDRIASARERTAIARLVKDYQSPSEFFVQKLSEGVGTIAAAFYPKPVIVRLSDFKTNEYASLLGGQAFESKEENPMLGFRGASRYSHPAYAEGFALECAALRRVRDDMGLSNLRVMVPFCRTVAEGRRVIATMAANGLTRGEGGLEVYVMCEIPNNVIQIDAFAELFDGFSIGSNDLTQLTLGVDRDSDIVAFDFDERDPGMLEMFRQAVAGAKRSGRHVGICGEAPANYPEIARYLTGLGIDSISVNPGSVFRTMEVVRAAEADRAAQKP, encoded by the coding sequence ATGGCGGGATATATCAGGTCCTTTCTCGAAATCGGTCTGGGCGACGTCGCATCGGTCGGCGGCAAGACCGCGTCGTTAGGTGAACTTTATTCGGTGCTCGCAGCCGAAGGAGTTGCCGTCCCAGATGGGTTTGCGATCACGGCTGACGCTTATCGCACTGCACTATCGCAGGGCGATGTCGCGGACCATCTGCACCGGCTGCTTGACGGCATCGACAAGAGCAACATCCGGCAGCTTGCCAGCAAGGCCGCCAAGGCCCGTGCGATCGTCTACGCGGCTATGGACACGGCGCCGCTCCGCGCGCAGATCATGGAAGCGTATCGTCGGCTCGAACAGCAGGCGGGGCCCGGCGTCGCGGTGGCGGTGCGAAGCTCCGCGACCGCAGAGGATCTGCCGACGGCGAGTTTCGCCGGCCAGCACGAGAGCTTTCTAAATGTGCGCGGCGCCAACGATCTGTTCGAAGCGTGCCGGCGCTGCTTTGCTTCCATCTTCACCGATCGCGCGATCTCTTATCGGATCGACAATGGTTTCGATCATTTCAAGGTGGCACTGTCCGTCGCCGTAATGAAGATGGTGCGCTCCGATCTCGCGGCCAGCGGCGTGATCTTTACCCTCGATACCGAATCCGGGTTTCGCGACGTGGTGTTCGTCACCGGATGCTACGGCCTCGGCGAAACCATCGTGCAGGGCCAGGTCGATCCCGACGAGTTCTATGTCCACAAGCCGACGCTGGCGCTGGGATTTCGCCGCGTGCTGCGGCGCAAGCTGGGCGCCAAACAGGTTCGCATGATCTACGGCAAACGCGGCGGAACCCATGCGACGCTGACCCGCAATGTGCCGGCTGCCGAGCGGCAAAAATTCTGCATTTCCGATGCCGAGGTGCTCAGCCTCGCGGACAATGCGGTGCGCATCGAGGCGCATTATTCGAAACATGCCGGCGGCGCGATGCCGATGGACATCGAATGGGCCAAGGACGGCGCCGACGGCAAGCTCTACATCATTCAGGCGCGGCCCGAGACGGTTGCCTCGCAGCGCTCGGCAGACTTTTACGAAAGCTACAGCCTGACGGGGCGCGGCGAGGCCATCGTTACTGGGCGCGCGGTCGGCGAGAAGATCGCCACCGGGCGCGTGCGCCGCATCGCGACGGCGCGCGATCTGTCGGCGTTCAAGCCGGGTGAGATCCTGGTGGCGCCGGCCACCAGCCCCGACTGGGAGCCGGTGATGAAAATTGCCGCCGGCATCGTCACCGATAAGGGCGGCCGGACCTGCCACGCGGCCATTGTCGCGCGGGAGCTCGGTATTCCGGCGGTGGTCGGCGCCACGCACGCGACCGACAGGCTGAAGACCGGGGCAAGCGTCACCGTCTGCTGCGCCGAAGGCGATGTCGGCAGCGTCTATCCGGGAATCGTGCCGTTCGACGTGACGCGAACGCCGCTAAGCGACCTCACGCCGCCGCGTACCGCCATCATGGTGAATGTCGGCACCCCCGAAATGGCGTTTCGGACGGCGATGCAGCCGCAGTCCGGTGTTGGCCTTGCGCGCATGGAGTTCATCATCAGCGAACATATTGGCGTGCACCCCATGGCGCTGCTCCAGCCTGACAGGATTGCGTCCGCCAGGGAGCGGACCGCGATCGCCCGCCTGGTCAAAGACTACCAAAGCCCGTCCGAGTTCTTTGTCCAGAAATTGTCGGAAGGCGTTGGCACCATCGCCGCGGCGTTCTACCCCAAGCCGGTGATCGTACGGCTCTCCGACTTCAAGACCAACGAATATGCCAGCCTGCTGGGCGGCCAGGCGTTCGAGTCGAAGGAGGAAAACCCGATGCTGGGATTCCGCGGCGCCTCCCGCTACAGCCATCCGGCTTACGCCGAGGGTTTTGCGCTGGAGTGCGCGGCGTTGCGTCGGGTGCGCGATGACATGGGACTGTCCAATCTGCGCGTCATGGTGCCGTTCTGCCGGACCGTTGCGGAGGGCCGGCGAGTGATCGCGACCATGGCGGCCAACGGGCTGACCCGCGGCGAAGGTGGTCTTGAAGTCTATGTCATGTGCGAGATCCCGAACAACGTGATCCAGATCGACGCGTTTGCCGAACTGTTCGACGGCTTCTCGATCGGCTCCAACGACCTCACCCAGCTGACCCTGGGTGTCGACCGGGACTCGGATATCGTTGCTTTCGATTTCGATGAACGCGATCCTGGTATGCTGGAGATGTTCCGGCAGGCGGTGGCCGGCGCCAAGCGCAGCGGTCGACATGTCGGCATTTGCGGCGAGGCGCCTGCGAACTATCCGGAGATCGCGCGCTATCTGACCGGTCTCGGCATCGACTCCATCAGCGTCAATCCGGGCAGCGTGTTTCGCACCATGGAAGTGGTGCGTGCGGCCGAAGCCGACAGGGCCGCACAGAAGCCCTGA